The following coding sequences are from one Solea solea chromosome 11, fSolSol10.1, whole genome shotgun sequence window:
- the arfgef2 gene encoding brefeldin A-inhibited guanine nucleotide-exchange protein 2: protein MQQQQQRHYYSESKTENSKTKSMFLSRALEKILSDKEVKRSQHSQLRKACQVALDEIKAELEKQKDGTVVPPRANYIEADKYVLPFELACQSKSPRIVSTSLDCLQKLIAYGHITGNAPDSRTPGKRLIDRLVETICNCFQGPQTDEGVQLQIIKALLTTVTSPHIEIHEGTVLLTVRTCYNIYLASRNLINQTTAKATLTQMLNVIFTRMENQAALEAQEQEKERLRPPQHNPSPVPGHQRAGSPWSDRTPTPEPQSSPSPAASTPDLTNTNANSSTPSAADPDQMSDTPSVNGEPEGGNGIMNGGEEQVTPSSVFEDEGADTPPTVSQPAVEGDSPGPAESETSAGEEAEQQPVQSHSGTGVEPPAQPVPEQTETAPPRVRAASQQMNGIIEDRSSVSSTDMLDAEALQGPHSAARFSHILQKDAFLVFRSLCKLSMKPLADGPPDPKSHELRSKIVSLQLLLSVLQGAGPVFRTHEMFVNAIKQYLCVALSKNGVSSVPEVFELSLAIFLTLLSHFKVHLKMQIEVFFREIFLTILETSTSSFEHKWMVIQTLTRICADAQCVVDIYVNYDCDLNAANIFERLVNDLSKIAQGRSGQELGMTPLQELSLRKKGLECLVSILKCMVEWSKDMYVNPNLQANLGQEHPSDSDGAELKLPEQHFRRRDSISSLDSTVSSSVSVSQADHPEQYEVIKQQKDIIEHGIELFNKKPKRGVQYLQEQGMLGSTAEDIAQFLHQEDRLDTTQVGEFLGENIKFNIEVMYCYVDQLDFCGRDFVSALRVFLEGFRLPGEAQKIDRLMEKFAARYLECNQGQTLFASADTAYVLAYSIIMLTTDLHSPQVKNKMTKEQYIKMNRGINDSKDLPEEYLSSIYDEIAGKKIAMKESKEFSITPKSTKQSVASEKQRRLLYNVEMEQMAKTAKALMEAVSHAQAPFFSATHLEHVRPMFKLAWTPLLAAFSVGLQDCDDPEVASLCLEGIRCAIRIACIFSMQLERDAYVQALARFTLLTASSSITEMKQKNIDTIKTLITVAHTDGNYLGNSWHEILRCISQLELAQLIGTGVKTRYISGVVRDKEAGIKGLPSGTEEFMPLGLGNLVGSQDKRQMAHIQESVGETSSQSVVVAVDRIFTGSTRLDGNAIVDFVRWLCAVSMDELASAHQPRMFSLQKIVEISYYNMNRIRLQWSRIWQVIGDHFNKVGCNPNEDVAIFAVDSLRQLSMKFLEKGELANFRFQKDFLRPFEHIMKKNRSPTIRDMVIRCVAQMVNSQASNIRSGWKNIFSVFHQAAADHDETIVELAFQTTGHIVTNTFREHFAAAIDSFQDAVKCLSEFVCNAAFPDTSMEAIRLIRHCARYVSERPQALREYTSDDMNVAPGDRVWVRGWFPILFELSCIINRCKLDVRTRGLTVMFEIMKSYGHTFEKHWWHDLFRIVFRIFDNMKLPEQQTEKTEWMTTTCNHALYAICDVFTQFYEPLSEILLVDIFTQLQWCVRQDNEQLARSGTNCLENLVILNGEKFSPEVWNITCSCMLEIFQNTSPHALLTWRPAGQDEETADGKHFDADFDTQSQSSYDRALSERGHSQMSSDDTWKGKSNARVSDQRLFAGLLIKCVVQLELIQTIDNIVFYPATSKKEDAENMAAAQRDALEESQAAGSELVPDQGMYRHMTSAHLFKLLDCLLESHTFAKDFNSNNEQRTALWRAGFKGKSKPNLLKQETSSLACSLRILFRMYSDSQLHDSWPDIQTRLLLVCSEALAYFISLTSESHREAWNSLLMLLLTRTLRLPDDKFKPHASCYYPHLCEMMQFDLIPELRAVLRRFFMRIGSVFHIAAPEGTSVRSPTS from the exons ATGAAATCAAGGCAGAGcttgaaaaacaaaa GGATGGAACGGTGGTCCCACCCAGAGCCAACTACATCGAGGCCGACAAATACGTGCTGCCCTTTGAGCTGGCCTGTCAATCAAAGTCTCCCCGGATAGTTAGCACCTCTTTAGACTGTCTGCAG AAGCTGATTGCGTACGGCCACATCACAGGCAACGCGCCAGACAGCCGGACACCAGGGAAAAGGCTGATCGACCGGCTCGTGGAAACCATCTGCAACTGCTTCCAGGGCCCACAGACGGACGAGGGAGTCCAGCTACAGATCATCAAG GCCCTGCTGACGACGGTCACCTCCCCGCACATAGAGATCCACGAGGGCACGGTGCTCCTCACCGTCAGGACCTGCTACAACATCTACCTGGCCAGTCGCAACCTCATCAACCAGACCACTGCGAAggccacactcacacagatgcTCAATGTTATCTTCACACGCATGGAGAACCAGGCC GCTCTGGAGGCTcaggagcaggagaaggagaggctgCGACCACCGCAGCACAACCCGTCACCAGTTCCTGGTCATCAGAGGGCCGGCTCCCCCTGGTCTGACCGGACACCCACGCCGGAGCCGCAGAGCTCCCCGTCGCCAGCAGCCAGTACTCCAGACCTCACTAACACAAATGCCAACAGCTCCACACCATCGGCGGCTGACCCGGACCAAATGTCTGACACACCGTCAGTCAACGGAGAACCTGAGGGCGGCAACGGTATCATGAACGGAGGAGAAGAACAAGTCACACCGTCAAGTG TTTTTGAAGATGAAGGTGCAGACACTCCTCCTACAGTATCACAGCCGGCTGTGGAGGGGGACagtccaggtccagcagagtcAGAGACGAGTgcaggagaggaggcagagcagCAGCCAGTACAGAGCCACAGTGGAACAG GTGTCGAGCCTCCAGCCCAGCCTGTCCCTGAGCAGACGGAGACGGCGCCACCCAGAGTCAGAGCAGCGAGCCAGCAGATGAACGGCATCATCGAGGACCGctcctctgtttcctccacagacATGCTG GATGCTGAGGCTCTGCAGGGACCCCACAGCGCCGCCCGATTCTCCCACATCCTGCAGAAAGACGCTTTCTTGGTGTTCCGCTCTCTCTGCAAACTCTCCATGAAGCCGCTTGCTGATGGACCTCCAGACCCAAA GTCCCACGAGCTGCGCTCCAAGATAGTctccctgcagctgctgctgtccgTGCTGCAGGGCGCCGGGCCAGTGTTTCGCACTCATGAGATGTTCGTCAATGCCATCAAACAGTATTTGTGTGTGGCGCTTTCCAAAAATGGTGTTTCCTCTGTGCCAGAAGTGTTCGAGCTGTCCTTGGCCATCTTCCTCACCCTGCTCTCCCACTTCAAGGTCCACTTAAAGATGCAGATCGAG GTGTTTTTCCGGGAAATATTTCTGACCATCCTGGAGACGTCAACCAGCTCCTTTGAGCACAAGTGGATGGTGATCCAGACTCTAACGCGCATCTGTGCAG ATGCCCAGTGTGTGGTTGACATTTATGTGAACTACGACTGTGACTTGAACGCTGCAAACATCTTTGAGCGCCTCGTCAACGACCTGTCGAAGATCGCTCAGGGCAGGAGTGGTCAGGAGCTCGGGATGACACCTCTGCAG gagctgagTCTACGTAAAAAAGGTTTGGAGTGTTTGGTTTCCATCCTCAAGTGTATGGTCGAGTGGAGCAAAGACATGTATGTCAACCCAAACCTTCAAGCCAATCTGG GTCAGGAACATCCGTCTGACAGTGATGGAGCAGAGCTGAAGCTCCCAGAGCAGCACTTCAGACGTCGTGACAGCATCAGCTCGCTGGACTCCACCGTCTCCTCCAGTGTCTCCGTCTCGCAGGCGGATCACCCGGAGCAGTACGAGGTCATCAAGCAGCAGAAGGATATCATCGAGCACGGCATTGAACT CTTCAACAAGAAACCAAAGCGAGGCGTACAGTACCTGCAGGAGCAGGGCATGCTGGGGTCCACGGCCGAGGACATCGCCCAGTTCCTACACCAGGAGGACAGGCTGGACACA ACCCAGGTGGGAGAGTTCCTGGGCGAGAACATCAAGTTCAACATAGAAGTGATGTACTGCTATGTGGACCAGCTGGACTTCTGCGGGCGGGACTTTGTCTCGGCTCTGCGAGTGTTCCTGGAAGGCTTCAGGTTGCCCGGCGAGGCCCAGAAGATCGACAGGCTGATGGAGAAGTTTGCCGCTCGGTACCTGGAGTGTAACCAGGG ACAGACGCTGTTCGCCAGCGCAGACACCGCCTATGTGCTGGCGTACTCCATCATCATGCTCACCACAGACCTGCACAGTCCTCAG GTGAAGAACAAGATGACAAAGGAGCAGTACATCAAGATGAACCGCGGCATTAACGACAGCAAGGACCTGCCGGAAGAGTATCTGTCCTCCATATACGATGAGATCGCAGGCAAGAAGATCGCCATGAAGGAGAGCAAAGAGTTTTCAATCACCCCAAAGTCCACCAAGCAGA GCGTGGCCAGTGAGAAACAGCGCCGCCTGCTGTACAACGTGGAGATGGAGCAGATGGCCAAGACGGCCAAAGCGTTGATGGAGGCCGTGAGTCACGCTCAGGCCCCGTTCTTCAGTGCGACGCACCTGGAGCACGTCAGGCCCATGTTCAAG TTGGCGTGGACTCCCTTACTGGCAGCGTTCAGTGTCGGACTGCAGGACTGTGATGATCCAGAAGTGGCCTCGCTGTGTTTGGAGGGCATTCGATGTGCCATCAGGATCGCCTGCATCTTCAGCATGCAG ctgGAGCGGGATGCGTACGTCCAGGCCTTGGCCAGATTCACTCTGCTGACGGCCAGTTCCAGCATCACTGAGATGAAGCAGAAGAACATCGACACCATCAAGACGTTGATCACTGTGGCTCACACGGACGGAAACTACCTGGGAAACTCCTGGCATGAG ATTCTGAGGTGTATCAGTCAGCTGGAGCTGGCTCAGCTGATTGGCACCGGGGTGAAGACGCGTTACATCTCAGGCGTGGTCCGGGACAAGGAGGCGGGGATAAAGGGCTTGCCCTCGGGCACAGAGGAGTTCATGCCCCTGGGACTGG GTAACCTGGTGGGAAGTCAGGACAAGAGACAGATGGCTCATATCCAGGAGTCAGTGGGAGAGACCAGTTCTCAGAGTGTGGTTGTAGCTGTGGACAG GATCTTCACTGGCTCCACCAGATTAGATGGAAATGCAATTG TGGACTTTGTGCGGTGGTTGTGCGCCGTGTCCATGGACGAGCTGGCTTCGGCACACCAGCCCCGGATGTTCAGCCTGCAGAAGATCGTGGAGATCTCCTACTACAACATGAACCGCATCAGGCTGCAGTGGTCGCGTATCTGGCAGGTCATCGGAGACCACTTCAACAAG GTGGGCTGTAACCCCAATGAAGATGTCGCCATTTTTGCCGTGGACTCGCTGAGGCAGCTCTCCATGAAGTTCTTGGAGAAAGGAGAGTTGGCAAACTTCCGCTTCCAGAAGGATTTCCTCAGGCCGTTTGAGCACATCATGAAGAAGAACAG GTCCCCCACCATCAGAGACATGGTGATCAGGTGTGTGGCTCAGATGGTCAACTCCCAGGCCTCCAACATCCGCTCAGGCTGGAAGAACATCTTCTCCGTGTTTCACCAGGCGGCCGCTGACCATGACGAGACCATAGTGGAGCTGGCCTTCCAGACCACTGGACACATCGTCA CAAATACATTCCGTGAGCACTTTGCAGCCGCTATAGATTCCTTCCAAGATGCCGTGAAGTGTTTGTCAGAGTTTGTGTGTAACGCGGCTTTTCCCGACACCAGCATGGAGGCCATCAGACTCATACGGCACTGTGCTCGATACGTCTCGGAGCGACCACAG GCTCTGAGGGAATACACCAGTGACGACATGAACGTCGCCCCCGGTGACCGGGTGTGGGTTCGTGGCTGGTTTCCCATCCTGTTTGAGCTGTCTTGTATCATCAACCGCTGCAAACTGGACGTGCGGACCAG AGGTCTCACAGTCATGTTCGAGATCATGAAGAGCTACGGCCACACCTTCGAGAAGCACTGGTGGCACGACCTCTTCAGAATCGTCTTCCGCATCTTTGACAACATGAAGCTCCCGGAGCAGCAGACGGAG AAAACGGAGTGGATGACGACGACGTGTAACCACGCGCTGTACGCCATCTGTGACGTGTTCACGCAGTTTTACGAGCCGCTCAGTGAAATCCTGCTGGTCGACATTTTCACACAGCTGCAGTGGTGCGTCAGGCAAG ACAACGAACAGCTGGCTCGGTCAGGAACCAACTGCCTGGAGAACCTGGTGATTCTGAACGGGGAGAAGTTCAGCCCTGAGGTGTGGAACATCACCTGCTCCTGTATGCTGGAGATCTTCCAGAACACCAGCCCTCACGC GTTGTTGACTTGGCGACCGGCTGGACAGGATGAGGAAACGGCTGATGGGAAACATTtt GACGCCGATTTCGACACTCAGTCCCAAAGCAGCTACGACCGAGCTCTGTCAGAGCGGGGACACAGCCAGATGTCCAGCGACGACACGTGGAAGGGCAAATCCAATGCTC GAGTTTCGGACCAAAGGCTGTTTGCCGGGCTGCTGATTAAATGTGTGGTGCAGCTCGAACTCATCCAGACCATAGACAATATCGTCTTCTACCCGGCGACCAGCAAGAAGGAGGACGCTGAGAACATGGCTGCCGCACAG CGAGATGCTCTGGAGGAGTCGCAGGCTGCGGGGAGTGAGCTGGTCCCAGATCAGGGGATGTACAGACACATGACCTCTGCGCACCTCTTCAAGCTGCTCGACTGTCTGCTGGAGTCACACACCTTCGCCAAGGACTTCAACTCCAACAACGAACAAAGGACGGCACTGTGGAGAGCAG GGTTTAAAGGGAAATCCAAGCCCAACTTGTTGAAGCAGGAAACCAGCAGTCTTGCCTGCAGCCTGAGGATTCTGTTCAGGATGTACTCTGACTCTCAGCTGCACGACTCGTGGCCTGACATCCAGACACGCCTGCTCCT tgtgtgtagTGAAGCCCTGGCCTACTTCATCAGTCTGACCTCAGAGAGTCACAGAGAAGCCTGGAACAGTctgctcatgctgctgctcaccAGGACGCTACGACTGCCGGATGACAag TTCAAGCCTCACGCCTCCTGTTATTACCCTCATCTATGTGAGATGATGCAGTTTGACCTGATCCCCGAGCTGCGGGCCGTCCTCCGGCGCTTCTTCATGCGCATCGGCTCCGTCTTCCACATCGCCGCTCCTGAAGGGACGTCTGTCCGCTCGCCCACGTCCTag